From a single Fulvivirga ulvae genomic region:
- a CDS encoding VIT1/CCC1 transporter family protein, which yields MSKVISEKRLHDEGKVWVFNKDYIAEFVYGGIDGAITTFAVVAGAAGASADLTWVLIFGFANLIADGFSMSVGNFFSVKADRDNFEKHKAVEYWEVDNLREREVEEIREIYAAKGFEGELLEKVVEVITADKDIWVDTMMKEELEMTKDDKTPFKTAFATFVSFSIIGIIPLLAYVFAAIFNIATDNLFMMSSIATGIALMFVGYLKSIVTNTRWVKGVLETLLLGGLAAFLAYFVGEVLARYFLN from the coding sequence ATGAGCAAGGTGATTTCAGAAAAGAGACTCCACGACGAAGGGAAGGTTTGGGTCTTCAACAAAGACTATATTGCCGAGTTTGTCTACGGTGGTATTGATGGGGCCATCACTACCTTTGCCGTAGTGGCAGGGGCAGCGGGAGCCAGTGCTGACCTTACCTGGGTACTGATCTTTGGATTTGCCAACCTGATAGCTGACGGCTTTTCTATGTCAGTAGGTAACTTCTTTTCGGTCAAAGCCGATCGGGATAATTTTGAAAAGCATAAAGCTGTTGAATATTGGGAAGTAGATAACCTTAGAGAAAGGGAGGTAGAGGAGATCCGTGAAATATATGCTGCCAAAGGCTTTGAGGGCGAATTGCTGGAGAAGGTAGTGGAAGTCATAACCGCAGATAAAGATATATGGGTGGATACCATGATGAAAGAAGAGCTGGAAATGACCAAAGATGATAAAACTCCTTTTAAAACGGCCTTCGCTACATTTGTTTCGTTTAGCATCATTGGTATCATCCCGTTGCTGGCTTATGTTTTTGCTGCTATTTTTAACATAGCCACCGACAACCTTTTCATGATGTCTTCCATAGCCACTGGTATCGCACTCATGTTTGTCGGCTATTTGAAGAGTATCGTCACCAACACCCGGTGGGTAAAAGGAGTACTGGAAACACTCTTACTCGGTGGATTGGCTGCATTCCTTGCTTATTTTGTTGGAGAAGTCCTGGCCAGGTACTTTTTGAATTAG
- a CDS encoding ABC transporter permease codes for MVKNYLKVAFRSILKSKVFSIVNVLGLAIGIAAFLLIVQYVNFELSYDRFIPQSENIYRVTLEQYLNNEMMTESAENYPGVGPAMLEEVPEVAGYARLYNMGYKNNLVITYEDAPNGPVMYKHRHFLYADSAFLPMFGYEMVRGDAATALAEPLSAVISEEYARMYFGEEEPIGKMLHLQDDDFNNELCKVTGVFKTLPANTHLKFDVLFSYETLYSRGDWAPARYNESWRRKDMYTYVKLNPGTDPDVVAQKLPDLIRKYSPDLIEANREDVLKLQPITDIHLYSKLADEAEANGNGRNVYALALIAFFILLIAWVNYVNLSTAKAMERANEVGVRKALGAFKGQLMRQFLIESAIVNFAALLFSFIIIALVMPLFNQTSGLSLSFFQFFEGWFILCSLLIWVLGTLLSGLYPAFFLSSFRPVSVLKGKLRNSGRGALLRKSLVVFQFIASVALISGTIIVYNQLSYMQSMDLGMEIDQVLVVERPGVAPRDRQAFSSNIDVFREQLGQHPAVQGVSTSITIPGKKREYKAGVKRYGSPDDEVVTLRMNSMDYNFIDVFGMELLAGRAFSEQYPNDPDTSVIITNSAVKLLGFEKPEDAIGQTLVVPGYDWSAIVAGVVNDYHQESLQKAQDPIIFYCTLYGGEFYSMKVNTTNLDETIKHVEASWEKAFPGNPFSYFFLDDYFNRQYENEQKFGNLFASFSVLAIIVGCLGLFGLSAFTARQKTKEIGIRKVLGSSVNSIFFLLSKDFIKLIVIAIIIAVPLTYYGMTQWLNGFAYRDNIALWTFIVAGAAVILSALITVSFQTVKAARVNPVDSLRYE; via the coding sequence ATGGTCAAAAATTACCTCAAAGTTGCTTTTCGCAGCATACTGAAGAGCAAAGTATTTTCTATTGTCAATGTACTTGGCCTGGCCATAGGCATTGCCGCATTTTTACTGATCGTACAGTACGTCAATTTTGAACTGAGCTACGACAGGTTTATCCCTCAATCCGAAAACATTTACAGGGTGACTCTTGAGCAGTATCTCAACAATGAGATGATGACGGAGTCCGCGGAAAACTACCCCGGAGTAGGCCCGGCCATGTTGGAGGAGGTTCCCGAGGTAGCAGGATATGCACGGCTTTACAACATGGGCTACAAAAATAACCTCGTGATCACCTATGAAGATGCACCCAACGGCCCGGTTATGTACAAACACCGGCACTTCCTGTATGCAGACTCAGCATTTCTGCCCATGTTTGGCTATGAAATGGTCAGAGGAGATGCCGCAACTGCGCTGGCCGAACCGCTTTCAGCAGTTATCTCCGAAGAGTACGCCAGGATGTACTTCGGAGAGGAGGAACCTATCGGTAAAATGCTCCACCTGCAAGACGATGATTTCAATAACGAATTATGCAAAGTAACCGGTGTATTCAAAACGCTGCCAGCCAATACCCATTTGAAATTTGATGTGCTGTTTTCGTATGAGACCCTGTACTCTCGTGGTGATTGGGCTCCGGCCCGTTACAATGAATCGTGGCGAAGGAAGGACATGTACACCTATGTAAAGCTTAACCCGGGCACTGACCCTGATGTGGTAGCTCAGAAACTGCCCGATCTGATCCGCAAGTATTCTCCCGACCTGATTGAGGCCAACCGGGAGGACGTTCTGAAACTTCAACCTATAACAGATATTCACCTTTATTCGAAGCTGGCCGATGAAGCAGAAGCCAATGGTAACGGCAGAAATGTCTATGCCCTGGCTTTAATAGCTTTCTTCATCCTGCTGATCGCCTGGGTGAATTACGTAAACCTGTCCACCGCCAAAGCCATGGAAAGAGCCAATGAAGTGGGGGTGCGCAAGGCGCTGGGAGCGTTTAAAGGTCAGCTTATGAGGCAGTTTCTCATTGAGTCTGCCATAGTAAATTTTGCTGCATTGCTATTTTCTTTTATCATCATCGCTTTGGTTATGCCACTGTTCAATCAGACGTCAGGCCTTTCACTGTCATTCTTTCAGTTTTTTGAAGGGTGGTTTATCCTTTGCAGTTTACTGATTTGGGTATTAGGTACGTTGCTGTCAGGGCTTTACCCTGCGTTTTTCCTTTCCTCGTTTAGGCCTGTTAGTGTTCTAAAAGGCAAGTTGAGAAATTCGGGGAGAGGAGCATTGTTAAGAAAATCACTTGTTGTTTTCCAGTTCATAGCATCAGTAGCCCTGATCTCGGGCACTATCATCGTTTACAACCAACTGTCTTATATGCAAAGCATGGACTTAGGCATGGAGATCGATCAGGTGTTGGTGGTAGAGCGGCCGGGAGTTGCTCCACGCGACCGCCAGGCGTTTTCATCCAATATTGATGTGTTCCGTGAGCAACTGGGGCAGCATCCGGCTGTTCAGGGAGTTTCCACATCTATCACCATTCCCGGCAAAAAGAGGGAATATAAGGCCGGAGTCAAGCGCTATGGCAGTCCGGACGATGAGGTGGTGACCCTTCGCATGAATAGCATGGACTATAATTTCATTGATGTTTTCGGTATGGAGCTTCTGGCTGGCAGGGCTTTTTCAGAGCAATACCCCAACGATCCCGACACTTCGGTGATCATTACCAACTCTGCGGTCAAGCTTCTGGGTTTCGAAAAACCGGAAGATGCTATTGGCCAGACTTTGGTAGTGCCTGGTTATGACTGGAGCGCCATAGTTGCAGGAGTCGTGAACGATTACCATCAGGAGTCGCTCCAGAAAGCTCAAGATCCTATTATATTTTACTGCACCCTTTATGGAGGTGAATTTTACTCCATGAAAGTAAATACCACTAACCTCGACGAGACCATTAAACATGTAGAGGCAAGTTGGGAAAAGGCCTTCCCCGGCAATCCTTTTTCTTACTTCTTTCTCGATGACTACTTTAACAGGCAATATGAAAACGAACAAAAGTTCGGGAACCTGTTTGCCTCATTTTCAGTACTGGCCATTATTGTCGGTTGCCTGGGACTTTTCGGTCTTTCGGCCTTCACGGCCCGCCAAAAGACCAAAGAAATCGGGATCAGAAAAGTGCTGGGGTCATCAGTAAACAGTATATTCTTTTTACTGTCCAAAGACTTTATCAAGCTCATAGTAATTGCCATTATCATAGCTGTGCCCTTAACCTACTACGGCATGACCCAGTGGCTCAACGGCTTCGCCTATCGCGACAACATCGCCCTCTGGACATTCATAGTCGCCGGCGCCGCAGTAATACTGTCTGCACTGATAACAGTGAGCTTCCAGACCGTAAAAGCCGCCAGAGTGAACCCTGTGGACTCGTTGAGGTATGAGTAG